A stretch of Xenopus laevis strain J_2021 chromosome 8S, Xenopus_laevis_v10.1, whole genome shotgun sequence DNA encodes these proteins:
- the pomt1.S gene encoding protein O-mannosyl-transferase 1 isoform X2, with protein MAMSLKSPFVVSIDINLHLVALTILGLVSRLWRLSYPQAVVFDEVYYGQFISLYMKRIFFLDDSGPPLGHMLLALGGYLADFDGNFMWNRIGAEYSSNVPVWSLRLLPALSGALCVPLAYQIVVELGFSASAGLAAGFLLLFENALITQSRLMLLESVLIFFILLAFLSYLKFHWCQQSSPFSGSWWFWLLLTGISCTFAIGVKYMGLFSYVLLLGVAAVHYWQLIGDQTLSNVCLLFHVLARGIALLVMPALLYVGIFYLHLSILTRSGPHDHIMSSAFQASLEGGLSRITQGQPLEVVYGSQITLRNTLGKPVPCWLHSHKHMYPVRYEGGRGSSHQQQVTCYPYKDVNNWWIVKDPARQEMVVDSPPRPIRHGDIVQLLHGMTARFLNTHDVAAPFSPYSQEVSCYIDYNISMPAQSLWKLEIVNRESDVDTWKTIVSEVKLIHVNTSAALKLSGTALPDWGFRQLEVVGEKASKNYHQSLVWNVEEHRYGRSREQAEREQELHTSPHIDVGRNLSFMARFWELQWKMLTMRTESTEHKYSSYPQDWITMDTSIAYWLHPKSTAQIQLLGNPVIWYSANLGALIYSALLIFYLLRQRRRIYDIPQGSWEALLLTGVLFLGGWAVNYLPFILMEKTLFLYHYLPALTCQILLLPPLLEHLHQHLLRSEALQNTLSALLFVWGCSVYLTYRKICPLTYGDPPLSPAELRSLRWKDNWDILIRKQ; from the exons ATGGCCATGTCGCTGAAATCTCCGTTCGTGGTCTCCATTGACATCAACCTTCATTTAGTGGCTCTTACAATCCTGGGACTGGTGAGCCGCCTCTGGAGACTCTCATACCCCCAGGCTGTGGT ATTTGATGAAGTCTATTATGGGCAGTTTATATCCCTCTACATGAAAAGGATATTCTTTCTGGATGACAGTGGGCCGCCCCTGGGACACATGCTTCTTGCGCTGGGAG GTTACCTTGCGGATTTTGACGGGAACTTCATGTGGAACAGGATTGGAGCTG AGTACAGCAGTAATGTGCCCGTGTGGTCCCTGCGCCTCCTTCCGGCTCTATCAGGAGCACTGTGCGTCCCGCTGGCCTATCAGATTGTGGTAGAACTGGGCTTCTCTGCCAGTGCCGGATTGGCAGCTGGCTTTTTGCTATTGTTCG AGAATGCTCTGATCACTCAGTCCCGTCTGATGCTGCTGGAGTCGGTGCtcatcttcttcatcctcctgGCTTTCCTGTCCTACCTCAAGTTCCATTGGTGCCAGCAGAGCAG TCCCTTCTCTGGATCCTGGTGGTTCTGGCTGCTCCTCACTGGTATCTCATGCACCTTTGCTATTGG GGTGAAGTATATGGGCCTTTTCTCCTACGTGCTTCTTTTGGGGGTTGCTGCTGTGCATTACTGGCAGCTGATTGGTGATCAGACTTTGTCCAAT GTGTGCCTACTCTTCCATGTGCTGGCAAGGGGCATAGCCTTGCTTGTGATGCCAGCTCTTCTGTACGTTGGCATATTCTACCTCCACCTGTCAATACTTACACGTTCCGGGCCTCACGACCACATCATGAGCAGCGCTTTTCAAGCCAGCCTGGAG GGAGGCCTTTCCCGGATCACCCAAGGGCAGCCGTTGGAAGTGGTGTACGGCTCTCAGATCACCCTCCGGAACACTCTTGGCAAACCTGTCCCTTGTTGGCTTCACTCGCACAAGCACATGTACCCTGTAAG ATATGAAGGGGGGCGTGGGAGCTCCCACCAGCAACAGGTCACATGCTACCCATACAAAGACGTCAATAACTGGTGGATTGTGAAGGACCCGGCACG GCAGGAAATGGTGGTTGACTCCCCTCCACGTCCCATCCGTCATGGAGACATTGTGCAGCTGCTACACGGAATGACTGCACGCTTCCTGAACAC GCACGACGTGGCCGCTCCCTTCTCTCCATACTCCCAGGAAGTCTCCTGCTACATTGATTACAACATCTCCATGCCTGCACAGTCCTTATGGAAGCTG GAGATTGTAAACCGGGAATCAGACGTGGATACCTGGAAAACCATTGTTTCCGAAGTGAAGCTGATTCACGTCAACACGTCTGCAGCTCTGAAG CTCAGTGGAACAGCCTTGCCTGACTGGGGTTTCCGCCAGCTGGAAGTGGTTGGAGAGAAAGCATCGAAAAATTACCACCAAAGCCTGGTGTGGAATGTGGAGGAGCATAGATACGGCAGGA GCCGGGAGCAGGCAGAGAGAGAGCAGGAATTACACACATCTCCTCATATTGACGTGGGAAGGAATCTCAGTTTCATGGCTCGTTTCTGGGAGCTGCAG TGGAAAATGCTGACGATGAGAACGGAAAGCACAGAACATAAATACAGTTCATACCCGCAGGACTGGATCACTATGGACACCAGTATTGCCTACTGGCTTCACCCCAAGAGCACG GCTCAGATTCAGCTCTTGGGCAACCCAGTGATATGGTATTCTGCCAACCTTGGTGCCCTGATTTACTCTGCGCTGCTGATTTTCTACCTGCTGCGCCAGCGAAGAAGGATCTATGACATTCCACAAG GTTCCTGGGAGGCCTTGCTGCTGACTGGCGTGCTGTTCCTTGGGGGCTGGGCTGTGAATTACTTGCCCTTTATCCTGATGGAGAAAACCCTGTTCTTGTATCATTACCTTCCTGCTCTCACCTGCCAGATCCTTCTGCTCCCACCACTGCTCGAGCATCTCCACCAACATCTGCTCAG GTCAGAAGCGTTACAGAACACTCTCTCCGCCCTGCTGTTTGTTTGGGGGTGCAGCGTGTACCTGACATACCGTAAAATTTGCCCGCTGACGTACGGAGACCCTCCTCTCTCTCCCGCTGAGCTGCGCAGCCTGAGATGGAAAGACAACTGGGACATACTAATCAGAaagcagtga
- the pomt1.S gene encoding protein O-mannosyl-transferase 1 isoform X1: MRTRDEQKSITELLLLSGGTNQSGSAVASRMAMSLKSPFVVSIDINLHLVALTILGLVSRLWRLSYPQAVVFDEVYYGQFISLYMKRIFFLDDSGPPLGHMLLALGGYLADFDGNFMWNRIGAEYSSNVPVWSLRLLPALSGALCVPLAYQIVVELGFSASAGLAAGFLLLFENALITQSRLMLLESVLIFFILLAFLSYLKFHWCQQSSPFSGSWWFWLLLTGISCTFAIGVKYMGLFSYVLLLGVAAVHYWQLIGDQTLSNVCLLFHVLARGIALLVMPALLYVGIFYLHLSILTRSGPHDHIMSSAFQASLEGGLSRITQGQPLEVVYGSQITLRNTLGKPVPCWLHSHKHMYPVRYEGGRGSSHQQQVTCYPYKDVNNWWIVKDPARQEMVVDSPPRPIRHGDIVQLLHGMTARFLNTHDVAAPFSPYSQEVSCYIDYNISMPAQSLWKLEIVNRESDVDTWKTIVSEVKLIHVNTSAALKLSGTALPDWGFRQLEVVGEKASKNYHQSLVWNVEEHRYGRSREQAEREQELHTSPHIDVGRNLSFMARFWELQWKMLTMRTESTEHKYSSYPQDWITMDTSIAYWLHPKSTAQIQLLGNPVIWYSANLGALIYSALLIFYLLRQRRRIYDIPQGSWEALLLTGVLFLGGWAVNYLPFILMEKTLFLYHYLPALTCQILLLPPLLEHLHQHLLRSEALQNTLSALLFVWGCSVYLTYRKICPLTYGDPPLSPAELRSLRWKDNWDILIRKQ, translated from the exons ATGCGGACACGTGATGAGCAGAAGTCGATAACCGAGTTGCTGCTACTTTCAGGCGGAACTAATCAATCCGGAAGTGCGGTAGCGAGCAG GATGGCCATGTCGCTGAAATCTCCGTTCGTGGTCTCCATTGACATCAACCTTCATTTAGTGGCTCTTACAATCCTGGGACTGGTGAGCCGCCTCTGGAGACTCTCATACCCCCAGGCTGTGGT ATTTGATGAAGTCTATTATGGGCAGTTTATATCCCTCTACATGAAAAGGATATTCTTTCTGGATGACAGTGGGCCGCCCCTGGGACACATGCTTCTTGCGCTGGGAG GTTACCTTGCGGATTTTGACGGGAACTTCATGTGGAACAGGATTGGAGCTG AGTACAGCAGTAATGTGCCCGTGTGGTCCCTGCGCCTCCTTCCGGCTCTATCAGGAGCACTGTGCGTCCCGCTGGCCTATCAGATTGTGGTAGAACTGGGCTTCTCTGCCAGTGCCGGATTGGCAGCTGGCTTTTTGCTATTGTTCG AGAATGCTCTGATCACTCAGTCCCGTCTGATGCTGCTGGAGTCGGTGCtcatcttcttcatcctcctgGCTTTCCTGTCCTACCTCAAGTTCCATTGGTGCCAGCAGAGCAG TCCCTTCTCTGGATCCTGGTGGTTCTGGCTGCTCCTCACTGGTATCTCATGCACCTTTGCTATTGG GGTGAAGTATATGGGCCTTTTCTCCTACGTGCTTCTTTTGGGGGTTGCTGCTGTGCATTACTGGCAGCTGATTGGTGATCAGACTTTGTCCAAT GTGTGCCTACTCTTCCATGTGCTGGCAAGGGGCATAGCCTTGCTTGTGATGCCAGCTCTTCTGTACGTTGGCATATTCTACCTCCACCTGTCAATACTTACACGTTCCGGGCCTCACGACCACATCATGAGCAGCGCTTTTCAAGCCAGCCTGGAG GGAGGCCTTTCCCGGATCACCCAAGGGCAGCCGTTGGAAGTGGTGTACGGCTCTCAGATCACCCTCCGGAACACTCTTGGCAAACCTGTCCCTTGTTGGCTTCACTCGCACAAGCACATGTACCCTGTAAG ATATGAAGGGGGGCGTGGGAGCTCCCACCAGCAACAGGTCACATGCTACCCATACAAAGACGTCAATAACTGGTGGATTGTGAAGGACCCGGCACG GCAGGAAATGGTGGTTGACTCCCCTCCACGTCCCATCCGTCATGGAGACATTGTGCAGCTGCTACACGGAATGACTGCACGCTTCCTGAACAC GCACGACGTGGCCGCTCCCTTCTCTCCATACTCCCAGGAAGTCTCCTGCTACATTGATTACAACATCTCCATGCCTGCACAGTCCTTATGGAAGCTG GAGATTGTAAACCGGGAATCAGACGTGGATACCTGGAAAACCATTGTTTCCGAAGTGAAGCTGATTCACGTCAACACGTCTGCAGCTCTGAAG CTCAGTGGAACAGCCTTGCCTGACTGGGGTTTCCGCCAGCTGGAAGTGGTTGGAGAGAAAGCATCGAAAAATTACCACCAAAGCCTGGTGTGGAATGTGGAGGAGCATAGATACGGCAGGA GCCGGGAGCAGGCAGAGAGAGAGCAGGAATTACACACATCTCCTCATATTGACGTGGGAAGGAATCTCAGTTTCATGGCTCGTTTCTGGGAGCTGCAG TGGAAAATGCTGACGATGAGAACGGAAAGCACAGAACATAAATACAGTTCATACCCGCAGGACTGGATCACTATGGACACCAGTATTGCCTACTGGCTTCACCCCAAGAGCACG GCTCAGATTCAGCTCTTGGGCAACCCAGTGATATGGTATTCTGCCAACCTTGGTGCCCTGATTTACTCTGCGCTGCTGATTTTCTACCTGCTGCGCCAGCGAAGAAGGATCTATGACATTCCACAAG GTTCCTGGGAGGCCTTGCTGCTGACTGGCGTGCTGTTCCTTGGGGGCTGGGCTGTGAATTACTTGCCCTTTATCCTGATGGAGAAAACCCTGTTCTTGTATCATTACCTTCCTGCTCTCACCTGCCAGATCCTTCTGCTCCCACCACTGCTCGAGCATCTCCACCAACATCTGCTCAG GTCAGAAGCGTTACAGAACACTCTCTCCGCCCTGCTGTTTGTTTGGGGGTGCAGCGTGTACCTGACATACCGTAAAATTTGCCCGCTGACGTACGGAGACCCTCCTCTCTCTCCCGCTGAGCTGCGCAGCCTGAGATGGAAAGACAACTGGGACATACTAATCAGAaagcagtga